The Pseudomonas azotoformans genome has a segment encoding these proteins:
- a CDS encoding MarR family winged helix-turn-helix transcriptional regulator, with the protein MNLSSSMVVGARNWRKICQTTLVSYGISEACAVPLLMIGRLGDGVHQVKVAQASGMESPSLVRLLDRLCTDGYVCRTEDVHDRRAKALSLTERGRELVQAVEVQLVRLRKEVLVDIPHSDMEAALRVLRAFEAASL; encoded by the coding sequence ATGAACCTCAGCAGCAGCATGGTGGTGGGCGCCCGTAACTGGCGCAAAATCTGCCAGACCACGCTGGTGAGCTATGGCATCTCCGAAGCCTGCGCCGTGCCGTTGTTGATGATCGGCCGCTTGGGCGATGGTGTGCATCAGGTCAAGGTCGCCCAGGCGTCGGGGATGGAAAGCCCGTCGCTGGTGCGCCTGCTCGACCGCCTGTGCACCGACGGTTATGTGTGCCGCACCGAAGACGTGCATGACCGTCGCGCCAAGGCGTTGAGCCTGACCGAGCGCGGCCGCGAGTTGGTGCAAGCGGTGGAAGTGCAACTGGTGCGCCTGCGTAAGGAAGTGTTGGTCGACATTCCCCACAGCGATATGGAAGCCGCGCTGCGAGTGCTGCGCGCCTTCGAGGCGGCGTCGCTTTGA
- a CDS encoding FUSC family protein, which yields MNGFFTGFPPARDWFYGVRTFAASMIALYIAMLMQMPRPYWAMATVYIVSSPFVGPTSSKALYRAIGTFMGAAAAVIFVPMFVQSPYLLVVVIALWTGTLLFLSMHLRTANNYALMLAGYTLPLIALPVVDNPLAVWDVAEARTEEIFLGIAVAAVVGAMFWPRRLMPVFDGSVAKWFADAQVYSQRFLTRNVEPEEISTLRGGMVTTFNTLELMIGQLPHEGARPQTVRNTKELRGRMIHLLPVIDALDDAVYAIEHRAPEFLDPLKPLLEEANAWLESTTEQAPLERWRVLRDQVDAAQPQGEALDDRHTLLFSNALYRLAEWIDLWQDCRSLQAAIQCESQDTWRAVYRHWRLGRLTPFLDRGLMFYSAFSTVTAIIVASVLWILLGWTDGGSAVILAAVACSFFASMDDPAPQIYRFFFWTAMSVLFASLYLFLVLPNLHDFPMLVLAFAVPFICIGTLTVQPRFYLGMLLTLVNTSSFISIQGAYDADFLNFANVNLAGPVGLLFAFVWTLIARPFGAELAAKRLTRFSWRDIVSLTEPATLAEHRHMAAQMLDRLMQHLPRLALINQDTGTALRDLRVALNLLDLLAYSPRILGVPRVLLNQVVEGVGGYFKACLKAGERLPAPSGLLMTLDRTRRALNGQGLQDEDDTRLHLLHALAGLRLSLLPGVEFIGGTEMEAPLPDGAPL from the coding sequence TTGAACGGATTTTTTACCGGTTTCCCGCCCGCCCGTGATTGGTTCTACGGGGTGCGCACCTTTGCAGCCTCGATGATCGCGTTGTACATCGCCATGCTCATGCAAATGCCGCGTCCGTACTGGGCGATGGCCACGGTGTATATCGTTTCCAGCCCGTTTGTCGGCCCAACCAGTTCCAAGGCGTTATACCGCGCCATCGGCACGTTCATGGGCGCGGCGGCGGCGGTGATTTTTGTGCCGATGTTCGTGCAATCACCCTACCTGCTGGTGGTCGTGATTGCCTTGTGGACCGGCACGTTGTTGTTTCTGTCCATGCACCTGCGCACCGCCAACAACTACGCGCTGATGCTGGCCGGGTACACCTTGCCGCTGATCGCCTTGCCGGTGGTGGATAACCCGCTGGCGGTGTGGGATGTGGCCGAGGCGCGCACCGAAGAAATCTTCCTGGGTATCGCAGTGGCAGCGGTAGTGGGCGCGATGTTCTGGCCGCGCCGCCTGATGCCGGTATTCGATGGCTCGGTGGCCAAGTGGTTTGCCGACGCTCAGGTCTATAGCCAACGCTTTCTGACGCGCAACGTTGAGCCTGAAGAGATCAGTACCCTGCGCGGCGGCATGGTCACTACCTTCAACACCCTTGAATTGATGATCGGCCAGTTGCCCCACGAAGGCGCCCGGCCGCAGACGGTGCGCAACACCAAGGAACTGCGCGGGCGCATGATCCACCTGTTGCCGGTCATCGATGCGCTGGATGATGCCGTGTACGCCATCGAGCATCGCGCACCGGAGTTTCTTGATCCGCTCAAGCCTTTGTTGGAAGAAGCCAACGCCTGGCTGGAGAGCACTACCGAGCAAGCACCCCTGGAACGCTGGCGCGTGCTGCGTGACCAGGTCGACGCCGCTCAACCCCAGGGCGAAGCGCTGGACGACCGGCACACGTTGCTGTTCTCCAACGCGCTCTACCGCCTCGCAGAGTGGATCGACCTGTGGCAAGACTGCCGCAGCCTGCAAGCCGCCATCCAGTGCGAAAGCCAGGACACCTGGCGCGCCGTCTACCGCCATTGGCGCCTGGGCCGGCTCACGCCGTTCCTCGACCGTGGGCTGATGTTCTACTCGGCGTTTTCGACGGTCACCGCGATCATCGTTGCCTCGGTGCTGTGGATCCTGCTCGGTTGGACCGATGGCGGCAGCGCGGTGATCCTGGCCGCCGTCGCCTGCAGTTTCTTTGCCTCGATGGACGACCCGGCGCCGCAGATCTACCGGTTCTTTTTCTGGACCGCCATGTCGGTGCTGTTCGCCAGTCTCTACCTGTTTTTGGTGCTGCCCAACCTGCATGATTTTCCGATGCTGGTGCTGGCGTTCGCCGTGCCGTTTATCTGCATCGGCACGCTCACCGTGCAGCCGCGTTTTTACCTGGGTATGTTGCTGACGCTGGTGAACACCTCGTCGTTCATCAGCATCCAGGGCGCCTATGACGCCGACTTTCTCAACTTCGCCAACGTCAACCTGGCGGGGCCGGTGGGTTTGCTGTTCGCCTTTGTGTGGACGCTGATCGCGCGGCCCTTCGGCGCCGAGCTGGCGGCCAAGCGCCTGACGCGTTTCAGCTGGCGCGACATCGTCAGCCTCACCGAGCCCGCGACCCTGGCCGAACACCGGCACATGGCCGCGCAAATGCTTGACCGCTTGATGCAGCACCTGCCGCGCCTGGCCCTGATCAATCAGGACACCGGCACCGCCCTGCGCGATTTGCGCGTGGCGCTGAACCTGCTTGATCTGCTCGCCTATTCGCCGCGCATTCTCGGCGTGCCACGGGTGCTGCTCAACCAAGTCGTCGAAGGTGTGGGCGGTTACTTCAAAGCGTGCCTCAAGGCCGGTGAACGCTTGCCCGCGCCGAGCGGTCTGCTGATGACCCTGGACCGTACGCGCCGCGCCCTCAACGGCCAGGGCCTGCAAGACGAAGACGACACCCGCCTGCATCTGCTGCATGCGCTGGCGGGCTTGCGCCTGTCGCTGCTGCCGGGCGTGGAATTTATTGGCGGCACCGAGATGGAAGCGCCGCTGCCTGATGGAGCGCCTTTATGA
- a CDS encoding DUF1656 domain-containing protein codes for MIGDLDISGVFLPTLLVLMGITYVLFLVVHGLLTRLHFYRLVWHRALFNVGLYALLLGAVDSLSRYLMT; via the coding sequence ATGATCGGTGATCTGGATATCAGCGGGGTGTTCCTGCCCACGCTGCTGGTGCTGATGGGCATTACGTACGTGTTGTTCCTGGTGGTGCACGGGTTGTTGACCCGGCTCCACTTCTATCGCCTGGTCTGGCACCGGGCATTGTTCAATGTGGGGCTCTACGCGCTGTTGCTGGGCGCGGTGGACTCACTCAGTCGATACCTGATGACATGA
- a CDS encoding efflux RND transporter periplasmic adaptor subunit, translating to MKKPFLTIGRVVLTLLIVTFAVVVVWRMVMYYMFAPWTRDGHIRADIVQIAPDVSGLIQRVDVRDNQLVTKGQVLFAVDQDRFKLALRQAQAAVADRQETLAQAQREYKRNRGLGNLVPSEQLEESQSRVARAQSALAEAQVTVDSAQLNLDRSVIRSPVDGYVNDRAPRTQEFVTAGRPVLSVVDSNSFHIDGYFEETKLDGIHVGMAVDIRVIGDNARLRGHVQSIVAGIEDRDRSSGSNLLPNVNPAFSWVRLAQRIPVRIAFDDVPADFRMIAGRTATVSIIGDKVKDGDQP from the coding sequence ATGAAAAAACCTTTTTTGACCATCGGCCGTGTAGTCCTCACGCTGTTGATCGTGACGTTTGCGGTCGTCGTGGTGTGGCGCATGGTCATGTACTACATGTTTGCCCCCTGGACCCGTGACGGCCACATCCGTGCCGACATCGTGCAGATCGCGCCGGATGTGTCCGGGCTGATCCAGCGCGTGGACGTGCGCGACAACCAGTTGGTGACCAAGGGCCAAGTGCTCTTTGCTGTCGACCAGGACCGCTTCAAGCTGGCGTTGCGCCAAGCCCAGGCCGCCGTGGCCGACCGCCAGGAAACCCTGGCCCAGGCCCAGCGCGAGTACAAACGTAACCGCGGTCTCGGCAACCTGGTGCCCAGCGAGCAACTGGAAGAAAGCCAGTCCCGCGTAGCCCGTGCCCAATCGGCCCTGGCCGAAGCCCAGGTGACGGTGGATTCCGCCCAGCTCAACCTCGACCGCTCGGTGATCCGCAGCCCCGTGGACGGCTACGTCAACGACCGGGCGCCGCGTACCCAGGAGTTCGTCACCGCCGGGCGCCCGGTGTTGTCGGTGGTGGACAGCAATTCCTTCCATATCGATGGTTATTTCGAAGAGACCAAGCTCGACGGCATTCATGTCGGCATGGCGGTGGACATCCGTGTGATTGGTGACAACGCCCGCCTGCGTGGCCATGTGCAGAGCATCGTTGCCGGTATCGAAGACCGCGACCGCAGCAGCGGCTCCAACCTGTTGCCCAACGTCAACCCGGCGTTCAGTTGGGTGCGCCTGGCCCAGCGGATTCCGGTGCGCATTGCCTTCGATGATGTGCCGGCGGACTTCCGCATGATCGCCGGGCGTACGGCTACCGTCTCGATCATCGGCGATAAGGTTAAAGACGGAGACCAGCCATGA
- a CDS encoding efflux transporter outer membrane subunit produces the protein MKQLLATAALGLLLSACQVVGPDYTLPDKAAVNRGDLQGQIAGEGNNVVSAPVPADWWKLYKDPRLDELVRQAMASNTDLRVAAANLQRARFQTQEAESAGGWSAGAKAEAQRLQESGEAFLLTEKVPVANIGSASISTSYQFDLFGTLQRGIESAQASADAAQAAADIARITLVADVVRSYTQVCAANEELAIANESLDLQAQSTQLTQRLRDAGRGDETQVTRSQTQYKSLRADMPRYEAARQAGLFRLSMLLAKPLDQLPVGTASCAELPHIAQLLPVGDGATLLKRRPDVRQAERQLAAATARIGVATGALYPDISIGATVGTVGILDDLGTPATNRWGFGPLISWSVPTNGARARIHEAEAATQGALAHFDGVVLNAIRETQTGLAQYTAQLQRRDALAEAGESAREAADQTHRFFQAGRASFLADLQATRTYTDVLAQLAAANTQVAMSQIDLFLALGGGWESGRTQPAPASKP, from the coding sequence ATGAAGCAGCTGTTGGCGACCGCCGCGCTGGGTTTGCTGCTGTCGGCCTGCCAAGTGGTGGGGCCGGATTACACGCTGCCGGATAAAGCCGCCGTCAACCGTGGCGACCTGCAAGGGCAGATTGCGGGCGAGGGCAACAACGTTGTGTCGGCGCCGGTGCCGGCGGACTGGTGGAAGCTCTATAAAGACCCGCGCCTGGACGAGCTGGTGCGCCAGGCAATGGCCTCCAACACCGACTTGCGTGTGGCCGCCGCCAACCTGCAACGCGCGCGTTTCCAGACCCAGGAAGCGGAGTCCGCAGGCGGCTGGAGCGCCGGCGCCAAGGCGGAGGCCCAGCGCCTGCAAGAGTCGGGCGAAGCCTTTCTGCTGACAGAGAAAGTCCCAGTGGCCAATATTGGCAGCGCCAGCATCAGCACGTCCTACCAGTTCGACTTGTTCGGCACCCTGCAGCGCGGCATCGAAAGCGCCCAGGCCAGTGCCGACGCGGCCCAGGCGGCTGCCGACATCGCGCGTATCACCCTGGTGGCAGATGTGGTTCGTTCCTACACCCAGGTGTGCGCGGCCAACGAAGAACTGGCGATTGCCAACGAGTCCCTCGACCTGCAAGCCCAGAGCACTCAGCTCACCCAGCGCCTGCGTGACGCCGGGCGGGGTGATGAAACCCAAGTGACCCGTTCGCAGACCCAGTACAAATCCTTGCGCGCCGACATGCCACGCTACGAAGCGGCACGCCAGGCCGGGTTGTTCCGCCTGTCGATGCTGCTGGCCAAGCCGCTGGACCAACTGCCGGTGGGCACCGCCAGCTGCGCCGAGCTGCCGCACATCGCCCAGTTGCTGCCGGTGGGCGACGGCGCGACCCTGCTCAAGCGTCGCCCGGATGTGCGCCAGGCTGAACGCCAACTCGCCGCCGCGACTGCACGTATCGGCGTGGCCACCGGCGCGCTGTACCCGGACATCAGCATCGGCGCCACGGTGGGCACTGTCGGGATTCTCGATGACCTGGGCACTCCGGCGACCAACCGCTGGGGCTTTGGCCCGCTGATCAGCTGGTCGGTGCCGACCAACGGCGCCCGCGCCCGTATCCACGAAGCCGAGGCCGCGACCCAGGGCGCTTTGGCGCATTTCGACGGTGTGGTGCTCAACGCCATCCGCGAAACCCAAACCGGCCTCGCGCAATACACCGCGCAGTTGCAACGCCGCGACGCCCTGGCCGAAGCGGGCGAGTCTGCCCGCGAAGCCGCAGACCAGACCCACCGCTTCTTCCAGGCCGGCCGTGCGTCGTTCCTGGCCGACCTGCAAGCCACCCGCACCTACACCGATGTGCTCGCGCAACTGGCCGCCGCCAACACCCAGGTTGCCATGAGCCAGATCGACCTGTTCCTGGCACTGGGCGGCGGCTGGGAAAGCGGACGAACGCAACCTGCGCCGGCCAGCAAACCCTGA
- a CDS encoding YdgA family protein, translating into MNKPAVVLLGFVVAVGVVSAGGAWYTGKQLEPVLQTAVQDANKELQRSMAGVDGTVALELVSLDRGLFSSTAHYRLKGQGSFFGEQNPNPELLFVDHIEHGPLPFSRLVSLKWLPVMATSHYELEKNATTEKWFAAAKDVSPLKGVANIGYSRSVTGNLELLPLEFKDETSSVSFSGLNLDFDSTAEGKKVKVDGYMNSLKLDVVDANGAPFNAELAGLTVASNLEKSTFGFYTGQNTVELSDTKLTFGPQKAVLTLKGFEQKDTSEIKDNNMSGRVDYKIDEIGYQGKPVGSAAMALSLKNIDVPSGLVLTKLYQDKMQPVQAAAAAGQPVPELQLTEAEQTLAEANVNQLLAAKPHLALENLSLKTTHGESKFNLVLDLAKPTSMELPPVELGKQMVSLLDANLTLSKPMIADVAALQAQVGGVTDPKAIEQQSQMASEMVSGMAVGTQLATLVGSDVVSKLHYANNEVTFNGQKMTVEQFIGFVMSKVGAVGGAQ; encoded by the coding sequence ATGAATAAGCCAGCCGTTGTTCTTTTGGGTTTCGTTGTCGCCGTCGGCGTTGTCAGTGCAGGCGGTGCCTGGTACACCGGTAAGCAGCTGGAGCCGGTGCTGCAAACGGCGGTGCAAGACGCCAACAAGGAACTGCAACGTTCCATGGCCGGCGTCGACGGCACCGTGGCCCTGGAGCTGGTGTCCCTGGACCGTGGCCTGTTCAGCAGCACCGCGCACTACCGCCTCAAGGGCCAGGGCTCATTCTTCGGCGAGCAGAACCCGAACCCCGAGCTGCTGTTTGTCGACCATATCGAACACGGCCCGTTGCCGTTCTCGCGCCTGGTGTCGCTGAAGTGGCTGCCGGTCATGGCCACCAGTCACTATGAGCTGGAAAAAAACGCCACCACCGAAAAATGGTTCGCCGCCGCCAAAGACGTGTCGCCGCTCAAGGGCGTGGCCAATATCGGCTACAGCCGTTCGGTCACCGGCAACCTCGAATTGCTGCCGCTGGAATTCAAGGACGAGACCTCCTCGGTGAGCTTCTCCGGCCTGAACCTGGACTTCGACAGCACCGCCGAGGGCAAGAAGGTCAAGGTGGATGGCTACATGAACAGCCTCAAGCTGGACGTAGTCGACGCCAATGGCGCGCCGTTCAACGCCGAGCTCGCCGGCCTGACCGTGGCCAGCAACCTGGAAAAATCCACCTTCGGCTTCTACACCGGGCAGAACACCGTAGAACTGAGCGATACCAAGCTTACCTTCGGCCCGCAGAAAGCCGTGCTGACCCTCAAGGGCTTCGAGCAGAAAGACACCAGCGAAATCAAGGACAACAACATGTCCGGTCGCGTCGACTACAAGATCGACGAGATCGGCTACCAGGGCAAACCAGTCGGCTCTGCTGCCATGGCCCTGAGCTTGAAGAACATCGACGTGCCGTCCGGCCTGGTGCTGACCAAGCTGTATCAAGACAAAATGCAGCCGGTGCAGGCCGCTGCCGCCGCCGGTCAACCGGTGCCTGAGCTGCAACTGACCGAAGCCGAGCAGACCCTGGCAGAAGCCAACGTCAACCAATTGCTGGCCGCCAAGCCGCATCTGGCGCTGGAAAACCTGTCGCTGAAAACCACCCACGGCGAAAGCAAGTTCAATCTGGTGCTGGACCTGGCCAAGCCGACCTCCATGGAGCTGCCACCGGTTGAGTTGGGCAAGCAAATGGTCTCGCTGCTGGACGCCAACCTGACCCTGTCCAAGCCAATGATCGCTGACGTTGCCGCCCTGCAAGCGCAGGTCGGTGGTGTGACCGACCCTAAAGCCATCGAGCAGCAATCCCAGATGGCGAGCGAGATGGTCAGCGGCATGGCGGTCGGCACACAGCTGGCAACGCTGGTCGGCAGCGACGTGGTCTCCAAGCTGCATTACGCCAACAATGAAGTGACCTTCAACGGCCAGAAGATGACCGTCGAGCAGTTCATCGGCTTTGTGATGTCCAAGGTCGGTGCGGTCGGCGGCGCGCAGTAA
- the pgaB gene encoding poly-beta-1,6-N-acetyl-D-glucosamine N-deacetylase PgaB: MTVLSRCLLILGVMLASACAQQPAPFTPPAERPTPANEAPWPKNHFLGIAYHDVEDRDPDQAVVAVRTERLIEQLAWLRENGYKAVSVDQILAARNGGPELPPKAIMLSFDDGYSSFYTRVMPILRAYRWPALLAPVGYWIDTPMNQPVDFAGQPRPRGEFLTWQQIREVSQSGLVEIAAHTDNNHKGILANPQGNLEPAATSLRFDPATGRYESQAQFDARMRADVAAISNKIQKVTGKKPRVWVWPYGAAKGTSLAIIGEQGYQMALTLEDGLDSSSDLMNSPRFLVASDPDGEHFANSMVAVQAKAPMRVLHVDLDNVYDPDPAQQARNLDQLVQRVVDMGAGTVFLQAFADPKGDGLVHSVYFPNRHLPVRADLFNRVSWQLHTRAHASVYAWMPVLSFALDPKLPRVTRWDPKTGQVGLDPDQYKRLSPFDPQVRKIIGEIYEDLARNNAIDGVLYHDDAVFNDFEDASPAALKAYAAAGLPDTIEALRADPAVMQRWTRFKSRYLIDFTKELTAKVRAIGGPQILTARNIFAEPMLNPGSEAWFAQNLDDFLQTYDWTAPMAMPLMEGQEYSNSNAWLEKLVATVKARPGAMERTVFELQAKDWRTQAAPDINAKQMAEWMGVLKRQGVTSFGYYPDNFLENSPDLKTVRPALSNQWNP, translated from the coding sequence ATGACCGTCCTCAGCCGTTGCTTGTTGATTCTGGGCGTAATGCTGGCCAGTGCCTGTGCCCAGCAACCCGCGCCTTTCACTCCACCCGCCGAGCGGCCGACACCGGCCAACGAAGCGCCGTGGCCGAAAAACCATTTCCTGGGCATTGCCTACCACGACGTCGAGGATCGCGACCCCGATCAGGCGGTGGTGGCCGTGCGCACCGAGCGTTTGATCGAGCAGTTGGCCTGGCTGCGCGAGAACGGCTACAAGGCGGTCAGCGTCGACCAGATCCTGGCGGCCCGCAACGGTGGGCCTGAGTTGCCGCCCAAGGCGATCATGCTCAGCTTTGACGATGGCTATTCGAGCTTCTACACCCGTGTGATGCCGATCCTGCGTGCCTATCGCTGGCCGGCCCTGCTGGCGCCGGTGGGCTACTGGATCGACACGCCGATGAACCAACCGGTGGACTTCGCCGGCCAGCCACGGCCGCGTGGCGAGTTCCTGACCTGGCAGCAGATCCGCGAAGTGTCCCAATCGGGCCTGGTGGAAATCGCCGCGCACACCGACAACAACCACAAGGGCATCCTGGCCAACCCCCAGGGCAACCTGGAGCCGGCAGCGACCTCGCTGCGTTTTGATCCGGCCACCGGGCGCTATGAAAGCCAGGCGCAGTTCGATGCGCGGATGCGTGCTGACGTTGCAGCGATCTCCAACAAGATCCAAAAGGTTACCGGCAAGAAACCACGGGTGTGGGTGTGGCCTTACGGTGCCGCCAAAGGCACTTCGCTGGCGATCATTGGCGAGCAGGGCTACCAGATGGCCCTGACCCTGGAAGATGGCCTCGACAGCTCCAGTGACCTGATGAACAGCCCACGCTTCCTGGTCGCCTCCGACCCGGATGGCGAGCATTTCGCCAACAGCATGGTCGCGGTGCAAGCCAAGGCGCCGATGCGCGTGTTGCATGTGGACTTGGATAACGTCTACGACCCGGATCCGGCTCAACAGGCACGCAACCTCGACCAGCTTGTGCAGCGCGTGGTGGACATGGGTGCGGGCACTGTGTTCCTGCAAGCCTTCGCCGATCCCAAGGGTGACGGCCTGGTGCATTCGGTGTACTTCCCCAACCGCCACTTGCCGGTACGCGCCGACCTGTTCAACCGCGTCTCCTGGCAGTTGCACACCCGTGCCCATGCCAGCGTGTATGCGTGGATGCCGGTTCTCAGCTTCGCCCTCGACCCCAAGTTGCCCCGCGTAACGCGCTGGGACCCGAAAACCGGCCAGGTCGGCCTCGACCCGGACCAGTACAAGCGCCTGTCGCCGTTCGACCCGCAGGTGCGCAAGATTATCGGTGAGATCTACGAGGACCTGGCGCGCAACAACGCCATCGACGGCGTGCTGTACCACGACGATGCGGTGTTCAACGATTTCGAAGATGCCAGCCCCGCCGCGCTCAAGGCCTATGCCGCTGCGGGTCTGCCGGACACCATTGAGGCGCTGCGTGCCGACCCGGCCGTGATGCAGCGTTGGACCCGCTTCAAGAGCCGCTACCTGATCGACTTCACCAAGGAGCTGACTGCCAAGGTCCGCGCCATCGGTGGGCCGCAAATACTGACCGCGCGCAATATCTTCGCCGAGCCGATGCTCAACCCCGGCAGCGAAGCCTGGTTTGCGCAGAACCTGGATGATTTCCTGCAGACCTACGACTGGACCGCGCCCATGGCCATGCCGCTGATGGAAGGCCAGGAGTACAGCAACTCCAATGCCTGGTTGGAGAAGCTGGTCGCCACGGTCAAGGCGCGCCCCGGTGCCATGGAGCGCACCGTGTTTGAACTGCAAGCCAAAGACTGGCGCACCCAGGCCGCACCGGACATCAACGCCAAGCAGATGGCTGAATGGATGGGTGTACTCAAGCGCCAGGGTGTCACGAGTTTTGGCTACTACCCGGACAACTTCCTGGAAAACTCCCCGGACCTGAAGACTGTGCGTCCGGCCCTTTCCAACCAATGGAACCCTTGA
- the pgaC gene encoding poly-beta-1,6-N-acetyl-D-glucosamine synthase: protein MFDRLLALFVLALVLGVPLGLIFLVTGQFLMDFVFFYPLFMSALWIAGGLYFWLHWERHWPWEEDTPAPTLAGNPLISIIIPCYNEGDNAADTIHAALGQLYPNIEVIAVNDGSKDNTAAVLDALALENPRLRVLHLAQNQGKAVALRMGAVAARSEFLVCIDGDALLDKNAAAYMVAPMLDNPRLGAVTGNPRIRTRSTLIGRVQVGEFSSIIGLIKRTQRVFGRIFTVSGVVVAFRKKALDRIDYWSTDMITEDIDVSWKLQLDHWSIFYEPRALCWILMPETVGGLWKQRLRWAQGGAEVLFKNIRGIWQWRHRYLWPLLFEYCLSTGWAFTFLLSVIFWGVGKFIPLPQAIAVDSLMPPAFTGLVLAMVCLLQFAVSIIIDRRYEKDLWKTLFWTVWYPMVFWLVSLFTTLVSFPKVLFNQHQKRARWVSPDRGIKPTEEEA from the coding sequence ATGTTCGACAGACTCTTGGCTTTATTCGTGCTGGCATTGGTATTGGGTGTGCCCCTGGGCCTGATCTTCCTGGTCACCGGGCAGTTCCTGATGGACTTTGTGTTTTTCTACCCGCTGTTCATGTCGGCGTTGTGGATCGCAGGCGGCCTGTATTTCTGGCTGCACTGGGAGCGCCACTGGCCCTGGGAAGAAGACACACCGGCGCCGACCTTGGCCGGCAACCCGCTGATCTCGATCATCATCCCTTGCTACAACGAAGGGGATAACGCCGCCGACACCATCCATGCGGCACTGGGTCAGCTCTACCCGAACATCGAAGTGATCGCGGTGAACGATGGCTCCAAGGACAACACCGCCGCCGTGCTCGACGCCCTGGCGCTGGAGAACCCGCGCCTGCGCGTGCTGCACCTGGCGCAGAACCAAGGCAAGGCCGTGGCCTTGCGCATGGGCGCCGTGGCGGCGCGCAGCGAGTTCCTGGTGTGCATCGATGGCGACGCGTTGCTGGATAAAAACGCGGCGGCCTACATGGTGGCGCCCATGCTGGATAACCCGCGCCTGGGTGCTGTGACCGGCAACCCGCGCATCCGCACACGCTCGACCTTGATCGGCCGCGTACAGGTCGGTGAATTCTCTTCGATCATCGGCTTGATCAAGCGCACGCAACGGGTGTTTGGCCGGATCTTCACGGTGTCGGGTGTAGTGGTCGCGTTCCGTAAAAAGGCGCTGGACCGCATCGACTACTGGAGCACCGACATGATCACCGAGGACATCGATGTCAGTTGGAAGCTGCAGCTCGATCACTGGAGCATCTTCTACGAGCCCCGCGCCCTGTGCTGGATCCTCATGCCCGAAACCGTCGGCGGCCTGTGGAAACAGCGTCTGCGTTGGGCCCAGGGTGGCGCCGAGGTGCTGTTCAAGAATATCCGTGGCATCTGGCAATGGCGTCATCGCTACCTGTGGCCGCTGTTGTTCGAATACTGCCTGTCCACCGGTTGGGCGTTCACCTTCCTGTTGTCGGTGATCTTCTGGGGCGTGGGTAAATTTATCCCGCTGCCTCAAGCGATTGCGGTCGACTCCCTGATGCCACCGGCGTTCACCGGCTTGGTATTGGCCATGGTGTGTCTGTTGCAGTTTGCCGTGAGCATCATCATCGACCGCCGCTACGAGAAGGACCTGTGGAAAACCCTGTTCTGGACCGTGTGGTACCCGATGGTGTTCTGGCTGGTCAGCCTGTTTACCACCCTGGTCAGTTTTCCCAAGGTGTTGTTCAACCAGCATCAGAAGCGTGCGCGCTGGGTCAGCCCGGATCGCGGTATCAAACCCACTGAAGAGGAGGCGTGA
- the pgaD gene encoding poly-beta-1,6-N-acetyl-D-glucosamine biosynthesis protein PgaD: MKLVRTRQRLVMWIIDVLLTLMAWAGLIWLLARGISSMLETHDGPRIEAPIFAALNTLQVYLWIALFNAVILVTWARYQQRKGRKFAQRRAEAKALTDKNLSESFSLGEGDLEQLRRPGVLVIHNDEDGGVAQVKSHVSRDVEKPGLTLVPGKDQNKDAG, encoded by the coding sequence ATGAAACTGGTCAGAACTCGCCAACGGCTGGTGATGTGGATCATCGACGTGCTGTTGACCCTGATGGCCTGGGCCGGCCTGATTTGGTTGCTGGCACGTGGGATCAGCTCGATGCTGGAGACCCACGATGGCCCGCGTATCGAAGCGCCGATCTTTGCCGCGCTCAATACCTTGCAGGTGTACCTGTGGATTGCATTGTTCAACGCCGTGATCCTGGTCACCTGGGCGCGCTACCAGCAACGCAAAGGGCGCAAGTTTGCCCAGCGTCGCGCCGAGGCCAAGGCGCTCACCGATAAGAACCTGAGCGAGAGCTTCAGTCTGGGCGAAGGTGACTTGGAGCAACTGCGTCGGCCTGGGGTGCTGGTGATCCACAACGATGAGGACGGTGGTGTGGCGCAGGTCAAATCCCATGTTTCCCGTGATGTGGAAAAGCCCGGGCTGACCCTGGTGCCTGGCAAGGACCAGAACAAAGACGCTGGCTAA